A stretch of Amycolatopsis balhimycina FH 1894 DNA encodes these proteins:
- a CDS encoding Calx-beta domain-containing protein produces the protein MRTAVLAAVVLLLGPGTAVPTGAVAPGCGPASVAVADRTLYEGTPAAGERSPAYTTFEFTVSVTAAAGCAPTGSVAYKTEDGSPGATTPDDYVPAEGRLSWTGDSSSRTIAVQVVKDAAAEPNEPFLLRLSDPVGLVLADDLAAGGILDDDGGVGLPIMVSTDGGKICWHVCTVGVQLGGGPAKAPVTVHYRTLALGTGEPAYVPVKDAMVTIPPGASGGSAVVKLLDGNPGQTESRFVLELFAPSAGTLGNARTEVTIKPGG, from the coding sequence ATGAGAACAGCGGTGCTCGCAGCGGTCGTGCTCTTGCTCGGCCCAGGAACGGCGGTGCCCACGGGCGCGGTGGCCCCTGGCTGTGGGCCCGCGTCGGTGGCGGTCGCCGACCGGACGCTCTACGAGGGCACCCCGGCCGCCGGGGAGCGCAGCCCGGCCTACACCACCTTCGAGTTCACCGTGTCCGTCACGGCGGCCGCGGGGTGCGCGCCGACCGGCTCGGTCGCCTACAAGACCGAGGACGGCTCACCCGGCGCGACCACCCCGGACGACTACGTTCCCGCCGAGGGACGGCTGAGCTGGACCGGTGACTCCAGTTCGCGCACCATCGCCGTCCAGGTCGTGAAGGACGCCGCCGCGGAGCCGAACGAGCCGTTCCTGCTGCGCCTGTCCGATCCGGTCGGCCTGGTCCTGGCCGACGACCTGGCCGCGGGCGGGATCCTCGACGACGACGGCGGCGTCGGGCTCCCGATCATGGTCTCCACCGACGGCGGCAAGATCTGCTGGCACGTCTGCACGGTCGGGGTGCAGCTCGGCGGCGGCCCGGCCAAGGCGCCGGTCACCGTGCACTACCGGACCTTGGCCCTCGGCACCGGCGAACCGGCGTACGTGCCGGTCAAGGACGCGATGGTGACGATCCCGCCCGGCGCGTCCGGCGGCAGTGCCGTGGTCAAACTGCTGGACGGCAATCCCGGCCAGACCGAATCCCGGTTCGTGCTGGAGCTGTTCGCCCCGTCGGCCGGCACGCTGGGGAACGCGCGGACGGAGGTGACGATCAAGCCCGGCGGTTAG
- a CDS encoding AfsR/SARP family transcriptional regulator → MLGPVEAVGPAGPATLHGTRQRVVLGVLALHAGTVLPIPRLVDVLWGEDPPRTAVKTLHSHVARLRQALESCGFPGVLVTREPGYLLTVPPVTVDAYRFEQQVRAGAADLAAGAVERAATTLRAAVTLWRGDAFADAAPSGWGRREVERLHELRLGAMEDLWDAELRLGHHEQAVHELPRLLADAPTRERLTGLHMLALYRCGRHTDALDAFQRLRRRLADELGVDPGPELLARHTAILRRDAALDLRPATTGPSQLPAGVGHFTGREAELAALDAVLDEPERPVVVLSGAAGMGKTALALHWAHRVAARFPDGRLFLDLRGEDPDEPLPGAWALTHLLRSLDVPEENIPGDQAGRAALYRSLLHGRRFLVVVDNVAGLEDVLPLIPGTGPALLVVTSRQHLAALGTRHAVRPIALDAFGHAESVALLDRVLGAERVRRERGPAARVARLCGGMPLALRIAAARLVGAPKRPIAELAAELAGAGRLETLAVEGDSRTVRTVLATAYRPLAAAQARFFRRAALGPGATFSTALGASLCEVPSADGDRAAAGLAAAHLVTAAGAGRFRFHDLIREFARQCARADEPPAARAEIADRLVDWYLVAAAAANRAIDPNRDLVKPSPRFAAPDVPVGADRHAALTFLTAERDNLLPVVRFAREHGRAEAAWQLTYLLTSFYDTAGHWHTRVELCREGAAAATGLGDPLAEAEMLRALGVAYFMTRRLPEALETNAAALRTAQAAGDVQGEGHIHNNTANAYAELRRFDEAIAAHRLAVARNAAAGNDLGHALSQRNLGHTYVRMGRAPESLEPLTAALSTFRALGNARLEAATLDTLGEAHLQRGDHRAALAHLGEALAVSRVLGDRWLEWESLLDTGRVHLGRSDFATASDLFGQALDLSRDVGDRHGEAAALEHLGRARLEAGDLAAAREHLERGLAVRATVPDGYEQAHLHRDLGDLEARLGRPADAARQWATAAALYSQANATAEAREVANRRA, encoded by the coding sequence GTGCTGGGGCCGGTCGAAGCGGTCGGCCCGGCCGGGCCCGCGACCCTGCACGGGACGCGGCAGCGGGTCGTGCTCGGGGTGCTGGCGCTGCACGCGGGCACCGTGCTGCCGATCCCGCGGCTGGTCGACGTCCTGTGGGGCGAAGACCCGCCGCGCACCGCGGTCAAGACGCTGCACAGCCACGTCGCGCGGCTGCGCCAGGCGCTGGAGAGCTGCGGGTTCCCGGGCGTCCTGGTCACCCGGGAGCCGGGCTACCTGCTGACCGTCCCGCCGGTGACGGTCGACGCGTACCGCTTCGAGCAGCAGGTCCGCGCGGGCGCGGCCGACCTCGCGGCCGGCGCCGTCGAGCGGGCGGCCACCACCCTGCGCGCGGCGGTCACACTCTGGCGCGGGGACGCCTTCGCCGACGCGGCGCCGTCCGGCTGGGGCCGGCGCGAGGTCGAGCGGCTGCACGAACTGCGGCTGGGCGCGATGGAAGATCTCTGGGACGCCGAACTGCGGCTGGGCCACCACGAACAGGCCGTCCACGAGCTGCCCCGGCTGCTCGCCGACGCCCCGACCCGGGAACGGCTGACCGGGCTGCACATGCTCGCGCTCTACCGCTGCGGGCGGCACACCGACGCGCTCGACGCCTTCCAGCGGCTGCGGCGGCGGCTCGCCGACGAGCTCGGCGTCGACCCCGGCCCGGAACTGCTGGCCCGGCACACGGCGATCCTGCGGCGGGACGCCGCTCTGGACCTCCGCCCGGCCACGACCGGGCCGTCGCAGCTGCCCGCGGGCGTCGGGCACTTCACCGGACGCGAAGCCGAGCTCGCGGCGCTCGACGCCGTGCTCGACGAGCCCGAACGGCCGGTGGTGGTGCTCTCCGGCGCGGCGGGCATGGGCAAGACCGCGCTGGCGCTGCACTGGGCGCACCGGGTCGCGGCCCGCTTCCCGGACGGCCGGCTGTTCCTCGACCTGCGCGGCGAGGACCCGGACGAGCCGCTGCCGGGTGCGTGGGCGCTGACGCACCTGCTGCGCAGCCTCGACGTGCCCGAAGAGAACATCCCGGGCGACCAGGCCGGGCGCGCCGCGCTGTACCGGTCGCTGCTGCACGGGCGCCGGTTCCTGGTCGTGGTGGACAACGTCGCCGGCCTCGAGGACGTCCTGCCGCTGATCCCGGGCACCGGCCCGGCCCTGCTGGTCGTCACCAGCCGGCAGCACCTCGCCGCGCTGGGCACCCGCCACGCCGTGCGCCCGATCGCCCTGGACGCCTTCGGGCACGCCGAGTCCGTCGCGCTGCTGGACCGGGTGCTGGGCGCCGAGCGGGTGCGGCGCGAGCGGGGACCGGCCGCGCGGGTGGCGCGGCTGTGCGGCGGGATGCCGCTGGCGCTGCGCATCGCGGCCGCCCGGCTGGTGGGTGCGCCGAAGCGGCCGATCGCCGAGCTCGCCGCCGAGCTGGCCGGGGCCGGGCGGCTGGAAACCCTGGCCGTGGAAGGGGATTCCCGCACGGTCCGGACGGTGCTCGCCACGGCCTACCGTCCGCTGGCCGCCGCGCAGGCCCGGTTCTTCCGCCGGGCCGCCCTCGGCCCCGGGGCCACGTTCAGCACCGCGCTCGGGGCTTCTCTCTGCGAGGTGCCGAGCGCCGACGGCGACCGCGCCGCGGCCGGGCTCGCCGCCGCGCACCTCGTCACGGCCGCCGGCGCGGGCCGGTTCCGGTTCCACGACCTGATCCGCGAGTTCGCGCGGCAATGCGCGCGGGCCGACGAGCCTCCGGCCGCCCGTGCGGAGATCGCCGACCGGCTCGTCGACTGGTACCTGGTGGCCGCGGCCGCGGCGAACCGGGCCATCGACCCGAATCGAGACCTGGTCAAGCCGTCACCGCGGTTCGCCGCGCCGGACGTGCCGGTCGGCGCCGACCGGCACGCCGCGCTGACCTTCCTCACCGCCGAGCGCGACAACCTGCTGCCCGTCGTGCGGTTCGCCCGCGAGCACGGCCGCGCCGAAGCCGCGTGGCAGCTGACGTACCTGCTGACCAGCTTCTACGACACGGCCGGGCACTGGCACACCCGCGTCGAGCTGTGCCGCGAGGGCGCCGCCGCCGCGACCGGGCTCGGCGACCCCTTGGCCGAGGCGGAGATGCTGCGAGCGCTGGGTGTCGCGTACTTCATGACCCGGCGGCTGCCGGAGGCGCTGGAGACCAACGCGGCCGCGCTGCGGACGGCTCAGGCCGCCGGGGACGTCCAGGGCGAAGGGCACATCCACAACAACACCGCCAACGCCTACGCCGAACTGCGCCGCTTCGACGAAGCCATCGCCGCGCACCGGCTCGCGGTCGCCCGCAACGCCGCGGCCGGCAACGACCTCGGGCACGCGCTGTCCCAGCGCAACCTCGGCCACACCTACGTCCGGATGGGCCGCGCCCCGGAAAGCTTGGAACCGCTGACGGCGGCGCTGTCGACGTTCCGCGCGCTGGGCAACGCACGGCTGGAAGCCGCCACACTCGACACACTGGGCGAGGCGCACCTGCAGCGCGGGGACCACCGGGCGGCGCTGGCGCACCTCGGTGAGGCGCTCGCGGTCAGCCGGGTGCTCGGCGACCGCTGGCTGGAGTGGGAGTCGCTGCTCGACACCGGCCGGGTCCACCTGGGCCGAAGCGACTTCGCCACCGCGTCGGACCTTTTCGGGCAGGCCCTCGACCTCAGCCGCGACGTCGGCGACCGGCACGGCGAGGCGGCCGCGCTGGAGCACCTCGGGCGGGCCCGGCTCGAGGCCGGCGACCTGGCCGCCGCGCGCGAGCACCTGGAACGCGGGCTGGCCGTGCGGGCCACGGTGCCCGACGGCTACGAGCAGGCGCACCTGCACCGCGACCTCGGTGACCTGGAGGCGCGGCTCGGCCGGCCCGCCGACGCGGCCCGGCAGTGGGCCACGGCCGCCGCGTTGTACTCCCAGGCCAACGCGACGGCCGAGGCCCGCGAGGTGGCTAACCGCCGGGCTTGA
- a CDS encoding vWA domain-containing protein encodes MSTRSRPRRRRPFTAALAFAAAAAFLPVVPAAAAPAVAPQPTSPCGPLDVAFVIDDTASMGPALTNIKSELGNVATAVQANSGNDYQLGLVTFKDDVTVRTDLAPLNLAAVTPQITALTATNGANEPEASDEAVNTAVNNLAATGRPQTGDFSGTWRSNATKMVILVTDAHPGGFDDTFTAADQANAHLRAVQAANKGIKVSTVYAQTNALPGISTIMQDYATTTGGTYSATPANGAGAGAAILDALKNCRKTDVFIKDAPGDTGVAPHGLNPIWTSPDIKVCTTLPPCVGTNPVIGPTNYVVVTLNNPGPGGSGASTGHVEVSYTAQGGAALWPMDWIPVGSSTMVTVPAGTTQVAIPWTSVPGPGHFCLLARWISATDPMTFPELTGSNTLVNTRNNNNIAWHNVDTVKLKPGTPVTHPFTLGNPAADRPTPTDLLFTQPGKPFAGGPGKVVVDLGKVLAERWRQSGQKGVGVRQVGETQVEITGGQQAVLQGLLIQPKERLETAVTFTASDAAAGTDFVFRVSQSTGDEDLGGVEFQLSTER; translated from the coding sequence ATGAGCACCAGATCGCGGCCCCGGCGCCGCAGACCGTTCACCGCCGCGCTCGCGTTCGCCGCCGCGGCCGCGTTTCTGCCCGTGGTCCCCGCGGCGGCGGCCCCGGCCGTCGCGCCGCAGCCCACGTCGCCGTGCGGGCCGCTCGACGTCGCGTTCGTCATCGACGACACCGCCAGCATGGGCCCGGCGCTGACCAACATCAAGAGCGAGCTGGGCAACGTCGCCACGGCCGTGCAAGCCAATTCCGGCAACGACTACCAGCTCGGCCTCGTCACGTTCAAGGACGACGTGACGGTCCGGACCGACCTCGCGCCGCTCAACCTGGCCGCGGTCACCCCGCAGATCACCGCGCTGACCGCGACGAACGGCGCCAATGAGCCCGAAGCGTCCGACGAAGCGGTCAACACCGCCGTCAACAACCTGGCCGCCACCGGGCGCCCGCAGACCGGCGACTTCTCCGGGACCTGGCGGTCCAACGCGACGAAGATGGTCATCCTGGTGACCGACGCCCACCCGGGCGGCTTCGACGACACCTTCACCGCGGCCGACCAGGCCAACGCCCACCTGCGGGCGGTGCAGGCGGCGAACAAGGGCATCAAGGTCTCCACGGTCTACGCCCAGACGAACGCGCTACCCGGCATCTCGACGATCATGCAGGACTACGCCACCACCACCGGCGGCACGTACTCGGCGACACCGGCCAACGGCGCTGGCGCGGGTGCGGCGATCCTCGACGCGCTCAAGAACTGCCGGAAGACCGACGTGTTCATCAAGGACGCGCCGGGCGACACCGGGGTCGCGCCGCACGGCCTGAACCCGATCTGGACGAGCCCGGACATCAAGGTGTGCACGACGCTGCCGCCGTGCGTGGGGACCAACCCGGTCATCGGCCCGACGAACTACGTGGTCGTGACGCTGAACAACCCGGGCCCGGGCGGGTCCGGCGCGTCGACCGGCCACGTCGAGGTCTCCTACACCGCGCAGGGCGGGGCGGCGCTGTGGCCGATGGACTGGATCCCGGTCGGGTCCTCGACGATGGTGACCGTGCCGGCGGGCACCACCCAGGTGGCGATCCCGTGGACCTCGGTGCCCGGACCGGGCCACTTCTGCCTGCTCGCCCGGTGGATCTCGGCGACCGACCCGATGACCTTCCCCGAGCTGACCGGCTCGAACACGCTGGTCAACACGCGGAACAACAACAACATCGCGTGGCACAACGTGGACACGGTCAAGCTGAAGCCCGGCACGCCGGTGACGCACCCGTTCACCCTCGGCAACCCGGCCGCGGACCGGCCCACCCCGACCGACCTGCTCTTCACCCAGCCCGGCAAGCCGTTCGCGGGCGGTCCCGGCAAGGTGGTCGTCGACCTCGGCAAGGTGCTGGCCGAGCGCTGGCGCCAGAGCGGCCAGAAGGGCGTCGGCGTGCGTCAGGTGGGGGAGACGCAGGTCGAGATCACCGGTGGCCAGCAGGCGGTCTTGCAGGGCCTGCTGATCCAGCCGAAGGAACGCCTGGAGACGGCGGTGACGTTCACGGCGTCGGACGCGGCGGCGGGCACGGACTTCGTCTTCCGCGTCTCCCAGTCCACCGGCGACGAGGACCTCGGCGGCGTCGAGTTCCAGCTGTCGACTGAGCGGTAG